In Ipomoea triloba cultivar NCNSP0323 chromosome 7, ASM357664v1, a single genomic region encodes these proteins:
- the LOC116025220 gene encoding F-box/FBD/LRR-repeat protein At1g13570-like — MAQPQRDASKDLISHLPLEIKDRILERLPTRDAARTTLLSTHWNDVWLQHGRLAFDLDFFPRFRESKGHSFVPYVKIITDILLQRVRPVKKFSLEIEYLGLLDPKLEQSDLDQWFLFLSRNGVEELDFSQGDSEIQFKLPLCIVSCPTIKQLRLWGVDFDFPLNAPCVFPCVTSLHFAGLAFNHNVNGIVYSIPNLEKLYFSSCRGINNFKISAPKLESLSIFGFISKVESSWLALHLKVIKVLCMEGYLFFNWSDAEVASFPTAINLQVIKLDCLEFAYGKQLKGVLHLLQKSPNLCELDITEYDYIEDHDDREDYFMEDYDIEAGSRLLKDPESCIISKDLKMLKTIKIKLFFGSTVEMLLVKMLLSKSPTLERVVITESHYIEDGCTVIKLLRTLLCFPRASPKAQIVIKGKDYLYAT; from the exons ATGGCTCAACCTCAACGGGATGCAAGTAAGGATCTAATAAGTCATCTGCCGTTAGAGATAAAGGACAGAATTTTGGAGCGTTTGCCCACCCGAGATGCTGCTAGAACTACTCTGCTCTCAACCCACTGGAATGATGTTTGGTTGCAGCATGGGCGGCTTGCGTTTGATTTGGACTTCTTCCCGCGTTTCAGAGAATCCAAAGGTCATAGTTTTGTACCTTACGTTAAAATAATAACAGACATTCTCTTACAGCGTGTTCGACCCGTGAAGAAGTTTAGTCTAGAAATTGAATACCTCGGATTACTTGATCCTAAACTGGAGCAGTCCGATTTAGATCAGTGGTTTCTTTTTCTATCAAGAAATGGCGTTGAGGAACTTGACTTCTCACAAGGGGACAGTGAAATTCAATTTAAGCTGCCACTTTGTATAGTCTCGTGCCCGACAATCAAGCAGCTGAGACTCTGGGGTGTGGATTTTGATTTCCCACTAAATGCTCCTTGTGTTTTTCCCTGTGTTACTTCATTACATTTCGCGGGTCTTGCCTTTAATCATAATGTTAATGGAATTGTGTATAGTATTCCTAATCTTGAGAAGCTTTATTTCAGTAGTTGTAGAGGgatcaataattttaaaattagtgcTCCAAAACTTGAAAGCTTGTCTATTTTTGGTTTTATATCTAAGGTTGAATCGAGCTGGCTTGCACTTCATTTGAAAGTAATTAAGGTTCTTTGCATGGAGGGCTACTTGTTCTTC AATTGGAGTGATGCTGAAGTAGCCTCCTTCCCAACTGCAATAAATCTGCAAGTAATCAAACTGGATTGTTTAGAGTTTGCCTATGGAAAGCAGCTCAAGGGTGTTTTGCACTTGCTTCAAAAATCTCCCAATCTATGTGAACTGGACATTACAGAA TATGATTACATAGAAGATCATGATGACAGGGAAGATTATTTCATGGAAGATTATGACATAGAAGCTGGTTCAAGACTTTTGAAAGATCCAGAGAGTTGCATTATTAGTAAGGATCTAAAAATGCTTAAAACAATCAAGATTAAACTGTTTTTTGGATCCACAGTTGAAATGCTTCTTGTGAAAATGTTGCTCTCAAAATCCCCTACACTAGAAAGAGTTGTTATTACGGAATCTCATTATATAGAAGATGGTTGCACGGTGATCAAGCTCCTAAGGACGTTGTTGTGCTTCCCTCGTGCATCTCCAAAAGCCCAAATTGTCATCAAGGGCAAAGACTATTTGTATGCAACTTAG
- the LOC116025713 gene encoding UDP-D-apiose/UDP-D-xylose synthase 2-like codes for MAGRVDLDGNPIKALTICMIGAGGFIGSHLCEKLMSETQHKVLAVDVYNDKIKHLLEPASLAWADRIQFHRLNIKNDSRLEGLIKMADLTINLAAICTPADYNTRPLDTIYSNFIDALPVVKYCSENGKRLIHFSTCEVYGKTVGCFLPKDSPLRQDPAYYVLSEDTSPCIFGPIEKQRWSYACAKQLIERLIYAEGAENGLEFTIVRPFNWIGPRMDFIPGIDGPSEGVPRVLACFSNNLLRREPLKLVDGGQSQRTFIYIKDAIEAVVLMIENPGRANGHIFNVGNPNNEVTVRQLAEMMTQVYSKVSGEASLASPTIDVSSKEFYGEGYDDSDKRIPDMTIINRQLGWNPKTSLWDLLESTLTYQHRTYAEAIKKALSKPTAS; via the exons ATGGCAGGAAGAGTAGATCTGGACGGGAATCCCATAAAGGCGCTAACAATATGCATGATAGGCGCCGGAGGTTTCATAGGCTCTCACCTGTGCGAGAAGTTGATGTCGGAGACGCAGCACAAGGTGCTGGCTGTGGACGTGTACAATGACAAAATCAAGCACCTCCTCGAGCCCGCCTCCCTCGCCTGGGCCGATCGCATCCAGTTCCACCGCCTCAACATCAAAAACGACTCTCGCCTCGAAGGCCTCATCAAGATGGCAGATCTG ACCATTAATCTTGCTGCGATCTGCACACCTGCCGATTACAACACGCGTCCACTTGACACAATCTACAGCAACTTCATTGATGCATTGCCTGTG GTCAAGTACTGTTCAGAGAATGGAAAGCGACTTATTCACTTTTCCACTTGTGAAGTTTATGGGAAAACCGTGGGTTGCTTTTTACCCAAGGATAGTCCATTACGACAG GATCCTGCTTACTATGTCCTCTCTGAAGATACTTCCCCCTGCATTTTCGGCCCAATTGAGAAGCAGAGGTGGTCCTATGCATGTGCAAAGCAATTGATTGAGAGGTTGATCTATG CTGAGGGTGCTGAGAATGGACTTGAATTCACCATTGTCAGGCCCTTCAATTGGATTGGTCCTAGGATGGATTTCATTCCCGGCATTGATGGTCCCAGTGAGGGTGTCCCAAGAGTGTTGGCATGCTTCAGTAAT AACCTCTTAAGGCGTGAACCACTAAAGCTCGTTGATGGAGGCCAATCCCAGAGAACCTTTATATACATAAAGGATGCTATTGAAGCTGTTGTCTTGATGATT GAAAATCCTGGCAGGGCTAATGGCCATATTTTCAATGTTGGCAATCCTAACAACGAAGTTACAGTTAGGCAGCTTGCCGAAATGATGACACAG GTGTATTCAAAGGTGAGTGGAGAAGCTTCTCTTGCATCGCCAACCATAGATGTTAGTTCTAAAGAATTCTATGGCGAGGGATATGATGACAGTGACAAGAGAATTCCGGATATGACAATAATCAACAGACAACTTG GCTGGAACCCAAAGACATCACTATGGGATTTACTTGAATCCACACTCACATACCAACACAGAACATATGCTGAAGCTATCAAGAAGGCACTGTCGAAACCAACAGCTAGTTga